In Miscanthus floridulus cultivar M001 chromosome 8, ASM1932011v1, whole genome shotgun sequence, the sequence GGATAGCATCGTCATCGCAAAATGCAGGCGCTCCTACTCCCCGCgcgggccgcgccgccgccgccgccgctggcgatGCTTCGGCAGCGTGCGGTTTCCGCGTCCGCGTGTGCGTCGCAGGTCTGCCGCACCCTACTCAGTGCCTCCGGTTGCTTCAGCTGTGGGGTCCACGGAAGCGCTCGGCGGCACCTCACACTGGCAGTGGCGGCGGCCCcgtcctcgtcctcgccctcgccctcgtcgGGACCGCTCTACCCGACGCCTCCACCCACCGAGCAGGAAGTGGAGCGGGTCAAGCTCGAGCAGGTGCCTTGCTAGTTCCTTTTCTTCCTTTGGTCTATTGGTTCGAAGCCCCAGGCCGTGCTCTGTGGGTGGAGTAGGGTTTATGTGATAGTTTGAGTGAGGAATTTCGTGATCTGGTGCTCTCTGGCAACCTTGGTAAGATTTTTGAGGCTCCTTCCATCAAGAAATGTTGTTAGCTGTGGACTATGCAGATGGTTTCTTGTTTGAGGAAATGTACATGGGCAGGATTGGTTTTGCGGCACTGGGTGAGATGTGTGTTATGTCGCTTATTAGGAATTGTTACAGCCTAGGGAGAAGGAACGCAAACAAATTTGTGGGGAGCTAGTGAAGGGTAGATCTTTGTTGGTAGTTGATCATTCTTCATTCTCCACTGTAGCATCACCTTGTTGTCACATAGTTGATAGGCATGATTACTCTTGTTCATCAGTGATTTTGAAAGTGTGCATTAATTTCTGACTGACATTTTCGTTAAGCATCTATTGCTTTCCAATTTTAAAAGCAATCAACGAAGGCATGCTTGCAGTTTAGTTCCATGTGCTTACTAGGATTTCTTAGTTCATGCCTAGGCACTTAGGTTTCTTATTAGTACAAGAGACATGAAAAAAATAGTTTTAACTCATATGCCATTTAATCGAGGTATACAAATTATGGAAGTTCTAGTACAATGAGCTGGTTAATCTCCACTCTTTTTTGTTTGAAATCATGTTGCTTATTCACATGTGTCATTGTTAAACCGATTATGTGTTTCTTGCTCGTCTCTAAATGGCCTCTCACATGTACAGTGATTCTGAAATAACGTTTTTTCTCTATTTATTTTGTATTGGCTAATTGGACAGGTTATGAAGAGACTAGagaaaacagcaaggtatttcaAGAATTTGGGTACCTTTGGGTTCTGGTCCCAGTTGGTGTGCACAATTGTTTCTGCTGGAATTTTGGCATTCTCTACAGTTGTAACGGGGAAGGTGACAGCACCCTTTACATTCTATGCAACTGCTGCTGGTATTGCTGCTGCTTTTATCTCAGTCTTCTGGTCATTTGGTTACATCCGTCTCTCTGAAAGGCTTAGAAGAACATCAAAAGAACCTGCTAAGGTACCCCTTTTTCTGAACTATGCACTGATTTTACA encodes:
- the LOC136471245 gene encoding protein TIC 21, chloroplastic-like; this encodes MQALLLPARAAPPPPPLAMLRQRAVSASACASQVCRTLLSASGCFSCGVHGSARRHLTLAVAAAPSSSSPSPSSGPLYPTPPPTEQEVERVKLEQVMKRLEKTARYFKNLGTFGFWSQLVCTIVSAGILAFSTVVTGKVTAPFTFYATAAGIAAAFISVFWSFGYIRLSERLRRTSKEPAKAPPRADVVKSLKNGIVLNILGMGAAVLGMQATVGALVAKALTTSAVPYYAAAPGQSPVLALDVFLVQASANTILSHFLGLASTLELLRSVSLPPAEAAPASTPAPARA